One Setaria viridis chromosome 5, Setaria_viridis_v4.0, whole genome shotgun sequence genomic region harbors:
- the LOC117857615 gene encoding uncharacterized protein, giving the protein MMMMRGNGAGLHHLTFVPLGWSGLDSGSTVRVPLLFQKILATLGRHLSIYTGASCVRWACALRANPLPIQILSSRRGEAPSGGSYPHASPGRGRRWRRRPAREEGSSEADACGRAAMALLCFLLDLRNIPPPLLHRLKQCLLHLANLYAAATPPPHHHASSSSADAGELPDRLALCYVHAPSSKSSSSCSSSWPELKIGYRPDEKFSLRDFHRAVNNIPLDGFLPDQPGGSPPTGDVSLTDLFSNRAIYSWATDDISKKVIAICMSAQNPEALRRSLMEAAEQCVAVEFIMLEPEAAFMYGDVPENASSFVTRICDLENCVVRRYNPETQVLHGLVKRWLEELKDDKEETLQAAFLFRCPIIDSVKHIYCNLYASANQITDGFPSCQACKCHGRPIDFITPNKAKWTCPITSRQLAASDITDTAVRIGEQTVLFLPTSEGGSNLRRVSTSITFDVIERTELASMNEGVIMGRPFVVIPSSNDVEVALIDESSDQNTQIFYGLCETLFKLDQGLVCSSSCNTETMKTGTLQCYYLLQPSEKGPMLLRRLAGSEEILPLPAVSRDGNSKVTMEIKNSIETSLSKIALKDYNPLQHERGFHSKLNRLVKDSLQFGSIDPASAPKDPHHVDSFSEPQVPTSQGLEGSRFLNQPEENAGGLNDHLHSFSEPQTSTFRTPPKENNLSSQCKKGMASPSISEEWEKLIIIDDLDDDFATPAPPRPAAGKPPRAKPPSPVKPLDEKTSRILERLEAPRAKKQRPANAGKGSTNAAPAPSRVASTQKRKPLQPFEPSASQPLKPTFNRLRRKLPT; this is encoded by the exons atgatgatgatgcgtGGCAATGGTGCTGGATTACATCATTTGACATTTGTGCCTCTCGGATGGAGTGGACTTGACTCTGGTTCGACAGTGCGAGTGCCTCTTTTGTTTCAAAAAATTCTCGCCACGCTGGGCCGCCACCTGTCCATATATACGGGCGCCTCGTGCGTTCGCTGGGCGTGTGCGCTGCGAGCCAACCCATTACCCATTCAAATTCTCTCCTCGCGGCGGGGCGAGGCGCCGTCTGGTGGAAGCTACCCGCACGCGTCGCCAGGTCGCGGCCGGCGCTGGAGACGAAGGCCAGCAAGGGAGGAGGGGTCATCGGAGGCGGACGCATGTGGGCGGGCGGCCATGGCGCTGCTCTGCTTCCTGCTGGACCTGCGCAACATCCCCCCTCCCCTGCTCCACCGCCTCAAGCAG TGCCTGCTACACCTCGCCAACCTCTACGCCGCCGCAACGCCACCGCCCCACCACCacgcctcgtcgtcctccgccgacgccggcgaacTGCCCGACCGCCTGGCCCTCTGCTACGTCCACGCTCCCTCCTCCAAATCGTCCTCGTCGTGCTCCTCCTCTTGGCCTGAG CTAAAGATTGGGTATAGGCCTGATGAAAAATTCAGCCTTCGAGATTTCCACCGTGCTGTAAATAACATACCTCTGGATGGCTTTCTTCCTGACCAACCTGGTGGGTCTCCGCCTACTGGAG ATGTATCACTGACAGACCTTTTTAGCAATAGAGCCATCTATTCTTGGGCCACTGATGACATCTCCAAGAAAGTGATCGCTATATGTATGTCTGCACAAAACCCAGAAGCTCTCCGAAGATCTCTTATG GAAGCAGCAGAACAGTGTGTTGCTGTGGAGTTTATAATGTTGGAACCAGAAGCTGCATTCATGTATGGCGATGTTCCTGAAAATGCCAGTTCTTTTGTAACCAGAATTTGTGATCTTGAGAACTGTGTGGTACGGAGATACAATCCTG AGACCCAAGTTTTGCATGGCCTGGTGAAGAGGTGGTTAGAAGAGCTGAAGGATGACAAGGAGGAGACACTGCAAGCTGCGTTTCTGTTCAGATGTCCCATTATTGACTCTGTTAAACACATATATTGCAACCTGTATGCATCAGCCAATCAGATAACTGATGGTTTTCCATCTTGTCAG GCATGCAAGTGCCATGGTCGTCCTATTGACTTTATCACCCCAAATAAGGCAAAATGGACGTGTCCAATAACTAGTCGACAGCTTGCAGCTTCTGATATTACTGATACTGCTGTGAGGATTGGAGAACAAACGGTATTGTTTCTGCCTACTTCAGAAGGTGGCTCAAACTTACGGCGAGTCTCTACTTCCATTACTTTTGATGTAATTGAGCGCACTGAGTTAGCCTCAATGAATGAAG GAGTCATAATGGGGAGGCCTTTTGTTGTGATTCCCAGTTCAAATGAtgttgaagttgctctaatTGATGAGAGTTCAGACCAGAACACTCAGA TTTTCTATGGCCTTTGTGAAACTCTTTTCAAGCTTGACCAGGGACTTGTTTGCTCCTCATCATGCAATACTGAAACGATGAAAACTGGAACTCTTCAGTGCTACTATCTTCTTCAACCATCTGAGAAGGGACCAATGCTTCTGAGG AGGCTTGCTGGATCTGAAGAGATATTGCCTCTCCCAGCCGTGAGTCGAGATGGCAACTCCAAGGTTACCATGGAGATCAAGAATTCAATTGAAACATCCTTGTCTAAG ATTGCGCTCAAGGATTACAACCCTCTGCAACATGAAAGAGGTTTTCATTCAAAACTGAATCGCCTGGTGAAGGACAGCCTGCAGTTTGG ATCAATTGATCCAGCCTCTGCCCCAAAGGATCCTCACCACGTTGATTCGTTCAGCGAGCCACAGGTACCAACAAGCCAGGGCCTCGAAGGAAGCAGGTTCCTGAACCAACCTGAGGAAAACGCTGGAGGTCTCAACGACCATCTCCACTCATTCAGCGAACCACAGACATCAACATTCAGAACTCCTCCCAAGGAGAACAATCTATCGAGCCAGTGCAAGAAAGGGATGGCCTCCCCCAGCATCAGTGAGGAGTGGGAGAAACTCATCATCATCGACGATCTCGATGATGACTTCGCCACCCCTGCCCCTCCCAGGCCTGCTGCTGGCAAGCCTCCCCGCGCCAAGCCGCCGTCTCCAGTTAAGCCGCTGGACGAGAAGACTTCAAGGATCCTGGAGAGGCTGGAGGCCCCCAGGGCGAAGAAGCAGAGGCCGGCTAATGCTGGCAAGGGCAGCACCAACGCGGCACCGGCACCCAGCCGTGTTGCCAGTACACAGAAAAGGAAGCCCCTGCAGCCGTTTGAGCCGAGCGCAAGCCAGCCGCTGAAACCAACCTTCAACAGGCTCAGGAGAAAGCTCCCTACCTGA
- the LOC117857614 gene encoding uncharacterized protein isoform X2, which translates to MVLGTLEDVFKYEMLYSLSRLVSKSIILFCDQVDLLLLFLNHDSTPMKSMALKCMCFMFHRNTYHFSVIRTVFGRLLPLIDDEDLSLDCKSYVLRILQKNFCGKASGIHHFDGSELSKLLLAAESYLHSSSLEMQGTALEILVEVFCILKQVRPDLNMTILKGLPFAYAECQGATNNISLTSEENGMDRPLYNIITMIVNYIISLVNQVISCEKKKVTSGSICMPSEWDKKYIAPFRLMVKLVTCYPSAATVALGKLISVVKELSQINGRDYSEVAVTSVEPFQTIIALEELSTSNGNVELLATRIEASPIETDIGKGKLDSSKFDRKNKRSIMHDLTLCTLRFGNACHDVLCKTSGARYNLHDSIKGLIECVHQNDSQYWSTYEAFHLIMCACIARDTCKIRDGNQEPGDSKEGPSFFLTPSVWIAQELCALRMTKMLIKKQKYWEAYRSSMYCCRKGLWFTASFVFRKLADVFNPGSFSCWFKSLLLFSAGEIEMKLLLFPSATIKLVGELKTDNDLSEELYCAETDLDSILSESQELHGHQATITGICGRTGLANDALESNAASDYEFFFQRWFISLRSSFLEMLTDILGILSANSSAYEGREDHLNVSGEIIQGQILALASCSLRLSDLAKSYDLLAASHMDMDCHSSSSLARLAFMCSLLAFCTAYSVDFSRACSDVESCKLPKRFSYALVLQDLHGRVDGLDRQIVSKLQQFMPTSFDAQVCLQSSGRMNCSGDLEKDSYSLCHFAVASLLSAHGNAKANGMTRGLQLLSTILQKFMELPFVVPKYFFRVRPCLGAELYMFVSNPADKNEMSVEPGFQLSLTLCMQWKRLLERTAIRPMKLYCILATSSAPCLDTAGTRRKQFGPHKTAEMVELNSKLLWYLRSDLRKGRDEKDSQSSSEMVMAFARFEPADSGQGFSACLLNVSSFPEGLYQIKWHACCVDQNGSYFSLLPLTDGVVFSVRKS; encoded by the exons ATGGTTCTAGGCACACTGGAAGATGTATTCAAATATGAAATGCTCTATTCGCTCTCAAGATTGGTATCCAAGTCGATCATTTTGTTCTGCGACCAG GTGGATTTACTGTTACTGTTTCTGAATCATGATTCCACTCCTATGAAGTCTATGGCGTTAAAATGCATGTGTTTTATGTTTCACAGAAATACCTACCATTTTTCAGTTATTAGGACTGTTTTTGGCAGATTGTTGCCACTAATTGATGATGAGGATCTTTCACTTGACTGTAAGAGCTATGTGTTAAGGATTCTGCAGAAG AATTTCTGTGGTAAAGCGTCAGGCATTCATCATTTCGATGGTTCTGAATTATCTAAGCTTCTTCTGGCTGCTGAAAGTTATTTACATTCTTCTTCCTTGGAGATGCAAGGCACTGCTCTAGAAATACTTGTGGAAGTCTTTTGCATTCTCAAGCAAGTGAGGCCAGATTTGAACATGACCATTCTTAAGGGTTTACCATTTGCATATGCTGAGTGCCAAGGAGCAACCAACAACATATCACTAACTTCTGAAGAAAATGGTATGGACAGACCTCTGTATAATATCATAACAATGATTGTGAATTATATTATATCTCTGGTCAATCAAGTAATCAGCtgtgaaaagaaaaaagtcACTAGCGGAAGCATCTGCATGCCATCTGAATGGGATAAGAAATATATAGCTCCTTTCAGACTTATGGTGAAGCTTGTCACATGCTACCCTTCTGCGGCTACTGTTGCTCTTGGTAAACTAATCAGTGTGGTAAAAGAACTATCTCAAATTAATGGCCGTGATTACTCTGAAGTTGCCGTTACCTCTGTTGAACCATTCCAGACAATTATTGCTCTTGAGGAATTGAGCACCTCAAATGGCAATGTTGAACTTTTAGCTACAAGGATTGAAGCTTCTCCCATTGAAACAGACATTGGTAAGGGAAAATTGGATTCCTCCAAATTTGACCGCAAGAATAAAAGGTCCATTATGCATGATCTTACTCTTTGCACGCTCAGGTTTGGAAATGCTTGTCACGATGTTCTTTGTAAGACATCTGGTGCTAGATACAATCTCCATGATAGCATTAAGGGTCTAATTGAGTGCGTTCATCAGAATGACTCTCAATACTGGAGCACATATGAAGCCTTCCATCTGATAATGTGTGCTTGTATTGCCCGGGATACTTGTAAAATCAGAGATGGGAATCAGGAACCAGGTGATTCAAAAGAGGGGCCAAGTTTCTTCTTAACTCCTTCTGTTTGGATAGCTCAGGAATTATGTGCACTTCGAATGACCAAAATGCTtataaaaaaacagaaatactgGGAAGCTTATAGGTCTTCCATGTACTGTTGTCGTAAAGGTCTCTGGTTCACTGCTTCCTTTGTCTTCAGGAAACTGGCAGATGTATTTAATCCAGGCTCTTTCAGTTGTTGGTTCAAATCATTGCTACTTTTTTCTGCTGGGGAAATTGAGATGAAGCTATTACTTTTTCCCTCAGCAACTATAAAGTTAGTTGGTGAGCTAAAAACAGACAATGATCTTAGCGAGGAGCTTTACTGTGCTGAAACAGATCTTGACAGTATTCTCAGTGAATCTCAAGAGTTGCATGGTCACCAAGCAACAATCACTGGTATTTGTGGCAGAACAGGCTTAGCTAATGATGCCCTAGAATCAAATGCCGCCTCAGATTATGAATTCTTTTTCCAGAGATGGTTCATTAGCCTCAGATCATCATTTCTTGAGATGTTAACTGACATTCTTGGTATTCTTAGTGCAAATTCTTCTGCATATGAAGGAAGAGAAGATCATTTAAATGTATCTGGAGAGATTATCCAAGGCCAAATACTTGCTTTGGCTAGTTGCTCTTTAAGATTAAGTGATCTGGCAAAGAGTTATGATCTCCTTGCTGCATCCCATATGGACATGGATTGTCATAGCTCTAGTAGTTTAGCCAGGCTTGCTTTCATGTGCTCGCTGTTGGCATTTTGTACTGCATATTCTGTGGATTTCTCAAGAGCATGTAGTGATGTAGAGTCGTGCAAGCTTCCGAAGAGGTTTTCTTATGCTTTGGTCCTACAAGATTTACATGGAAGAGTAGATGGGTTGGACAGGCAGATTGTTTCCAAACTGCAACAGTTCATGCCCACTTCTTTTGATGCACAGGTCTGTTTACAGTCCAGTGGACGAATGAACTGTTCTGGAGATCTTGAAAAGGATTCATATTCTCTTTGCCATTTTGCCGTGGCATCGTTGCTTTCCGCACATGGGAATGCTAAAGCTAATGGAATGACAAGAGGGTTGCAACTTCTGTCCACCATTTTGCAGAAGTTTATGGAATTGCCTTTTGTGGTTCCCAAGTACTTCTTCAGAGTAAG GCCTTGCCTTGGCGCTGAACTTTACATGTTTGTTTCAAATCCTGCGGACAAAAATGAAATGTCGGTAGAGCCTGGTTTCCAGTTGTCTCTTACCCTCTGCATGCAGTGGAAGCGTTTGTTAGAGAGAACTGCCATTCGCCCCATGAAATTGTACTGCATTCTAGCCACAAGCTCGGCACCCTGCTTAGACACAGCAGGAACAAGAAGGAAGCAGTTTGGACCGCACAAGACTGCCGAAATGGTTGAGCTTAATTCCAAGCTGCTGTGGTACTTAAGGAGTGATTTGAGGAAGGGCAGGGATGAGAAGGATTCCCAGTCCAGCTCAGAGATGGTTATGGCCTTTGCACGCTTCGAACCAGCTGATAGCGGGCAGGGATTCTCGGCTTGCTTGCTGAATGTCTCCTCGTTCCCTGAAGGTTTGTATCAGATAAAGTGGCACGCGTGCTGTGTCGACCAGAACGGCTCCTATTTCAGCCTCCTGCCTCTGACCGATGGTGTCGTCTTCTCTGTCCGGAAGTCCTGA
- the LOC117857614 gene encoding uncharacterized protein isoform X1, with amino-acid sequence MERIPAASAMDWSIDLDRGLRSRHQATRIRALDAASPRLRQLCACATSPAPAPVASSYGVLPGEARVFAETMLLRLATEFRTADGAMRARIVRTLLAAAGGRGALAGACVAEPDQLLRRVKAVYDTGSARDRALALRVFGCLAEVSKDSVHVRSLILSSLGASSALEVKSAIFAAGCICRLSEDFSWIILEVFRRLICSQTSEPQVIMAAIKAFSKLDCTLAVIHRVHEVGKQMVLGTLEDVFKYEMLYSLSRLVSKSIILFCDQVDLLLLFLNHDSTPMKSMALKCMCFMFHRNTYHFSVIRTVFGRLLPLIDDEDLSLDCKSYVLRILQKNFCGKASGIHHFDGSELSKLLLAAESYLHSSSLEMQGTALEILVEVFCILKQVRPDLNMTILKGLPFAYAECQGATNNISLTSEENGMDRPLYNIITMIVNYIISLVNQVISCEKKKVTSGSICMPSEWDKKYIAPFRLMVKLVTCYPSAATVALGKLISVVKELSQINGRDYSEVAVTSVEPFQTIIALEELSTSNGNVELLATRIEASPIETDIGKGKLDSSKFDRKNKRSIMHDLTLCTLRFGNACHDVLCKTSGARYNLHDSIKGLIECVHQNDSQYWSTYEAFHLIMCACIARDTCKIRDGNQEPGDSKEGPSFFLTPSVWIAQELCALRMTKMLIKKQKYWEAYRSSMYCCRKGLWFTASFVFRKLADVFNPGSFSCWFKSLLLFSAGEIEMKLLLFPSATIKLVGELKTDNDLSEELYCAETDLDSILSESQELHGHQATITGICGRTGLANDALESNAASDYEFFFQRWFISLRSSFLEMLTDILGILSANSSAYEGREDHLNVSGEIIQGQILALASCSLRLSDLAKSYDLLAASHMDMDCHSSSSLARLAFMCSLLAFCTAYSVDFSRACSDVESCKLPKRFSYALVLQDLHGRVDGLDRQIVSKLQQFMPTSFDAQVCLQSSGRMNCSGDLEKDSYSLCHFAVASLLSAHGNAKANGMTRGLQLLSTILQKFMELPFVVPKYFFRVRPCLGAELYMFVSNPADKNEMSVEPGFQLSLTLCMQWKRLLERTAIRPMKLYCILATSSAPCLDTAGTRRKQFGPHKTAEMVELNSKLLWYLRSDLRKGRDEKDSQSSSEMVMAFARFEPADSGQGFSACLLNVSSFPEGLYQIKWHACCVDQNGSYFSLLPLTDGVVFSVRKS; translated from the exons atggagaggATCCCGGCGGCATCCGCCATGGACTGGAGTATCGACCTCGACAGGGGACTCCGCTCCCGCCACCAGG CCACGCGCATCCGCGCCCTCGACGCCGCCAGCCCGCGCCTCCGCCAGCTCTGCGCTTGCGCCacctcccccgcccccgcgcccgtCGCATCCTCGTACGGCGTCCTGCCCGGGGAGGCGCGCGTCTTCGCGGAGACCatgctcctccgcctcgccacCGAGTTCAGGACCGCCGACGGCGCCATGCGGGCCCGCATCGTCAGGACCCTCCTTGCCGCTGCGGGGGGACGCGGCGCGCTGGCCGGGGCTTGCGTGGCGGAGCCCGACCAATTGCTCAGGAGGGTCAAGGCGGTATACGACACGGGGAGCGCGCGGGACAGGGCACTCGCGCTGCGCGTGTTCGGCTGCCTCGCCGAGGTCTCCAAGGACAGCGTCCACGTCCGCTCTTTGATTCTCTCCAGCTTGGGCGCCTCAAGTGCTCTCGAG GTCAAGTCAGCAATCTTTGCGGCTGGTTGCATTTGTCGTCTGTCTGAGGACTTCTCATGGATAATTCTTGAAGTGTTCCGAAGATTGATATGTTCTCAGACATCAGAACCACAAGTTATCATGGCAGCAATTAAGGCTTTCTCAAAGCTTGATTGTACGTTGGCTGTTATCCATAGAGTTCATGAG GTTGGAAAGCAGATGGTTCTAGGCACACTGGAAGATGTATTCAAATATGAAATGCTCTATTCGCTCTCAAGATTGGTATCCAAGTCGATCATTTTGTTCTGCGACCAG GTGGATTTACTGTTACTGTTTCTGAATCATGATTCCACTCCTATGAAGTCTATGGCGTTAAAATGCATGTGTTTTATGTTTCACAGAAATACCTACCATTTTTCAGTTATTAGGACTGTTTTTGGCAGATTGTTGCCACTAATTGATGATGAGGATCTTTCACTTGACTGTAAGAGCTATGTGTTAAGGATTCTGCAGAAG AATTTCTGTGGTAAAGCGTCAGGCATTCATCATTTCGATGGTTCTGAATTATCTAAGCTTCTTCTGGCTGCTGAAAGTTATTTACATTCTTCTTCCTTGGAGATGCAAGGCACTGCTCTAGAAATACTTGTGGAAGTCTTTTGCATTCTCAAGCAAGTGAGGCCAGATTTGAACATGACCATTCTTAAGGGTTTACCATTTGCATATGCTGAGTGCCAAGGAGCAACCAACAACATATCACTAACTTCTGAAGAAAATGGTATGGACAGACCTCTGTATAATATCATAACAATGATTGTGAATTATATTATATCTCTGGTCAATCAAGTAATCAGCtgtgaaaagaaaaaagtcACTAGCGGAAGCATCTGCATGCCATCTGAATGGGATAAGAAATATATAGCTCCTTTCAGACTTATGGTGAAGCTTGTCACATGCTACCCTTCTGCGGCTACTGTTGCTCTTGGTAAACTAATCAGTGTGGTAAAAGAACTATCTCAAATTAATGGCCGTGATTACTCTGAAGTTGCCGTTACCTCTGTTGAACCATTCCAGACAATTATTGCTCTTGAGGAATTGAGCACCTCAAATGGCAATGTTGAACTTTTAGCTACAAGGATTGAAGCTTCTCCCATTGAAACAGACATTGGTAAGGGAAAATTGGATTCCTCCAAATTTGACCGCAAGAATAAAAGGTCCATTATGCATGATCTTACTCTTTGCACGCTCAGGTTTGGAAATGCTTGTCACGATGTTCTTTGTAAGACATCTGGTGCTAGATACAATCTCCATGATAGCATTAAGGGTCTAATTGAGTGCGTTCATCAGAATGACTCTCAATACTGGAGCACATATGAAGCCTTCCATCTGATAATGTGTGCTTGTATTGCCCGGGATACTTGTAAAATCAGAGATGGGAATCAGGAACCAGGTGATTCAAAAGAGGGGCCAAGTTTCTTCTTAACTCCTTCTGTTTGGATAGCTCAGGAATTATGTGCACTTCGAATGACCAAAATGCTtataaaaaaacagaaatactgGGAAGCTTATAGGTCTTCCATGTACTGTTGTCGTAAAGGTCTCTGGTTCACTGCTTCCTTTGTCTTCAGGAAACTGGCAGATGTATTTAATCCAGGCTCTTTCAGTTGTTGGTTCAAATCATTGCTACTTTTTTCTGCTGGGGAAATTGAGATGAAGCTATTACTTTTTCCCTCAGCAACTATAAAGTTAGTTGGTGAGCTAAAAACAGACAATGATCTTAGCGAGGAGCTTTACTGTGCTGAAACAGATCTTGACAGTATTCTCAGTGAATCTCAAGAGTTGCATGGTCACCAAGCAACAATCACTGGTATTTGTGGCAGAACAGGCTTAGCTAATGATGCCCTAGAATCAAATGCCGCCTCAGATTATGAATTCTTTTTCCAGAGATGGTTCATTAGCCTCAGATCATCATTTCTTGAGATGTTAACTGACATTCTTGGTATTCTTAGTGCAAATTCTTCTGCATATGAAGGAAGAGAAGATCATTTAAATGTATCTGGAGAGATTATCCAAGGCCAAATACTTGCTTTGGCTAGTTGCTCTTTAAGATTAAGTGATCTGGCAAAGAGTTATGATCTCCTTGCTGCATCCCATATGGACATGGATTGTCATAGCTCTAGTAGTTTAGCCAGGCTTGCTTTCATGTGCTCGCTGTTGGCATTTTGTACTGCATATTCTGTGGATTTCTCAAGAGCATGTAGTGATGTAGAGTCGTGCAAGCTTCCGAAGAGGTTTTCTTATGCTTTGGTCCTACAAGATTTACATGGAAGAGTAGATGGGTTGGACAGGCAGATTGTTTCCAAACTGCAACAGTTCATGCCCACTTCTTTTGATGCACAGGTCTGTTTACAGTCCAGTGGACGAATGAACTGTTCTGGAGATCTTGAAAAGGATTCATATTCTCTTTGCCATTTTGCCGTGGCATCGTTGCTTTCCGCACATGGGAATGCTAAAGCTAATGGAATGACAAGAGGGTTGCAACTTCTGTCCACCATTTTGCAGAAGTTTATGGAATTGCCTTTTGTGGTTCCCAAGTACTTCTTCAGAGTAAG GCCTTGCCTTGGCGCTGAACTTTACATGTTTGTTTCAAATCCTGCGGACAAAAATGAAATGTCGGTAGAGCCTGGTTTCCAGTTGTCTCTTACCCTCTGCATGCAGTGGAAGCGTTTGTTAGAGAGAACTGCCATTCGCCCCATGAAATTGTACTGCATTCTAGCCACAAGCTCGGCACCCTGCTTAGACACAGCAGGAACAAGAAGGAAGCAGTTTGGACCGCACAAGACTGCCGAAATGGTTGAGCTTAATTCCAAGCTGCTGTGGTACTTAAGGAGTGATTTGAGGAAGGGCAGGGATGAGAAGGATTCCCAGTCCAGCTCAGAGATGGTTATGGCCTTTGCACGCTTCGAACCAGCTGATAGCGGGCAGGGATTCTCGGCTTGCTTGCTGAATGTCTCCTCGTTCCCTGAAGGTTTGTATCAGATAAAGTGGCACGCGTGCTGTGTCGACCAGAACGGCTCCTATTTCAGCCTCCTGCCTCTGACCGATGGTGTCGTCTTCTCTGTCCGGAAGTCCTGA